A genomic segment from uncultured Desulfuromonas sp. encodes:
- a CDS encoding MalY/PatB family protein, with the protein MPFDFDTVTDRTNTFSMKWQVAEHELPMWVADMDFATASAVVEALRHKVDRGIFGYTIVPDAYYAAVSGWWTRRNGFAIQKEWILYATGVVPAISSIVRKVTTVGENVLLQPPVYNIFYNSIVNNGRHILESNLICQQGQYSVDFADLENKLSQPQTTLMILCNPHNPVGKVWDRETLARIGELCARHDVLVVADEIHCDLTDPGVGYTPFASVSETCARISMTCIAPTKAFNLAGLQTASVIVPDPLLRHKVNRGLNTDEVAEPNAFAVEATIAAFTDGEAWLEELRAYIHANKTVAAEYIGQHIPHLSVIPSQATYLLWIDCRQLGCRNDDNLSEFLRKETGLILSDGSAYGENGRHFLRMNLATQRTRVVQGLEKLKKGVERYLDLP; encoded by the coding sequence ATGCCGTTTGATTTTGACACGGTCACCGATCGCACCAACACCTTTTCAATGAAATGGCAGGTCGCTGAACACGAGTTGCCGATGTGGGTTGCCGATATGGACTTTGCCACGGCATCGGCGGTGGTTGAAGCACTGCGTCACAAGGTGGACAGGGGGATTTTCGGCTATACCATCGTGCCGGACGCGTATTACGCCGCGGTCAGTGGTTGGTGGACACGAAGGAATGGCTTTGCCATTCAGAAAGAGTGGATTCTTTATGCCACCGGCGTCGTGCCGGCCATCTCCTCCATTGTTCGCAAGGTGACCACCGTTGGCGAAAATGTCCTGCTGCAACCGCCTGTGTATAATATTTTCTACAACTCAATCGTCAATAACGGTCGTCATATCCTTGAGAGCAACCTGATCTGTCAGCAGGGGCAATATTCGGTCGATTTTGCCGACCTTGAAAACAAACTGTCTCAGCCGCAGACGACATTAATGATTTTGTGCAATCCCCACAATCCGGTGGGTAAGGTGTGGGATCGCGAGACGCTGGCGCGGATTGGCGAATTGTGCGCCAGGCATGACGTGCTGGTGGTGGCGGATGAAATCCATTGTGACCTGACCGATCCCGGTGTCGGCTATACGCCGTTTGCCTCCGTCTCGGAAACCTGTGCCCGGATCAGCATGACCTGTATTGCGCCGACCAAGGCCTTTAATCTGGCCGGGCTGCAAACCGCCAGTGTGATTGTGCCGGATCCGCTGCTGCGCCATAAGGTCAATCGCGGGCTTAACACCGATGAAGTTGCCGAGCCCAATGCCTTTGCCGTGGAGGCGACGATTGCCGCCTTTACCGACGGGGAGGCGTGGCTGGAGGAGCTGCGCGCCTACATTCACGCCAATAAAACGGTTGCGGCGGAATATATCGGCCAGCATATTCCTCACCTCTCGGTGATTCCATCGCAGGCAACCTACCTGCTCTGGATTGATTGTCGCCAGCTTGGGTGTCGGAATGATGACAACCTCAGTGAGTTCTTGCGCAAAGAAACCGGTCTGATTTTATCGGATGGCTCAGCGTATGGTGAAAATGGTCGCCATTTTCTGCGCATGAATCTGGCGACGCAACGCACCAGGGTTGTGCAGGGTTTGGAAAAACTGAAAAAAGGGGTTGAGCGCTACCTTGATTTGCCATGA
- a CDS encoding TetR/AcrR family transcriptional regulator: protein MGKAQIASEKKRRRILLEARRLFAEKGFHAVSVPEIVKASGVSTGTVYKNFSPKEDLAREIYRTSRIELEKRVELRVCREETAHKKLCAVIDSFLEIAQIKYDLIAFLFLSDSSEFSEKPSNIFELPTGEITLKIFSEGIQQLAIKPGNLPNKICAFYGILLMAIKTNFSNQNNDPLPHPHYKDIQRRVWSASFI, encoded by the coding sequence ATGGGAAAAGCACAAATCGCATCAGAAAAAAAACGGAGACGGATTCTACTCGAGGCCCGCCGGCTTTTCGCCGAGAAAGGTTTTCATGCGGTATCCGTTCCTGAAATTGTCAAAGCCTCTGGCGTAAGCACCGGAACCGTCTACAAAAACTTTTCACCCAAAGAAGACCTTGCGCGAGAAATCTACAGAACGTCGAGAATAGAGCTGGAAAAGAGAGTTGAACTCCGTGTCTGCCGAGAGGAAACAGCTCATAAGAAACTCTGCGCTGTCATCGATTCATTTCTTGAGATCGCCCAGATTAAGTATGACTTGATCGCATTTTTATTTTTATCCGACAGTAGCGAGTTCTCTGAAAAACCGTCAAACATCTTTGAACTGCCAACAGGCGAAATCACGTTGAAAATCTTCTCCGAGGGCATTCAACAGCTTGCCATCAAACCTGGAAACTTGCCGAACAAGATCTGTGCTTTTTACGGCATTCTGTTGATGGCCATAAAAACGAACTTTTCAAACCAAAACAATGATCCTCTTCCCCACCCTCATTATAAGGATATTCAGAGAAGAGTGTGGAGCGCCTCTTTCATCTAA
- a CDS encoding sigma 54-interacting transcriptional regulator: protein MDVSKDEFFREVTLRICSSLELKTALSRAFEHLRDYFPLDSLSLDIPDRNLSSIRQIALASGSEKRKEAIIPLPKELWNWLMELRDPLILSDPNQNERIRAFSPLIKLQGFSDLSLPLRIEDKLIGFLVLRVKGKNKYTKEHAELLASVVEPFAIALNNALAHEAEIKYREILLDDNRFFNRELLAHSDEEVIGASSGLANVMEMVRQVAPRSNTVLLMGETGTGKEVIANAIHFASSRKEGPFIKVNCGAIPESLIDSELFGHEKGAFTGATSEKRGRFERANGGTIFLDEIGELPPQAQVRLLRVLQNREIERVGGVKPIPVDIRVIAATHRDLVEMVSNNDFREDLWFRLNVFPIMVPPLRLRKEDIPALTRHFVAVKSHEVGLAIPPEIAPGALEQLINYRWPGNVRELENVVERELICHRSGQLSFNDLVPGERSSTPDAGVDRQANTPLNLDQAMARHISSVLNKTDGKIHGPGGAAELLGINPSTLRARMNKLGVKYGRRSHPEP, encoded by the coding sequence ATGGATGTCAGCAAGGATGAATTTTTTCGCGAAGTAACGCTGAGAATCTGCAGCAGTCTGGAACTCAAGACGGCTCTCTCGAGAGCCTTTGAACATCTGCGCGACTACTTTCCCCTCGACAGCCTTTCTCTCGATATTCCGGACAGGAATCTGAGTTCTATACGCCAGATAGCTCTGGCCTCCGGCAGTGAGAAAAGAAAGGAAGCCATCATTCCCCTTCCCAAAGAGCTCTGGAACTGGCTGATGGAGCTGCGCGACCCGCTCATACTCTCCGATCCGAATCAGAACGAGCGCATACGAGCCTTTTCTCCCCTGATTAAACTTCAGGGCTTCAGCGACCTTTCGCTTCCACTGCGCATTGAGGACAAATTGATCGGATTTCTAGTCCTTCGCGTCAAAGGGAAAAACAAATACACAAAAGAGCACGCCGAATTGCTCGCTTCGGTCGTTGAGCCTTTTGCCATCGCCCTCAACAATGCTCTCGCCCACGAAGCTGAGATCAAATATCGCGAGATCCTTCTCGACGATAACCGCTTTTTCAACCGGGAACTTCTGGCTCATAGCGACGAAGAGGTTATCGGAGCCAGCTCAGGATTGGCCAATGTCATGGAAATGGTTCGCCAGGTGGCACCGCGCTCCAACACGGTATTGCTCATGGGAGAGACCGGCACCGGCAAGGAGGTGATCGCAAACGCCATTCACTTTGCCTCATCGCGCAAGGAAGGCCCCTTCATCAAGGTCAACTGCGGCGCCATTCCGGAAAGCCTGATCGACAGCGAACTGTTCGGGCATGAAAAAGGGGCGTTTACCGGGGCTACATCAGAAAAACGCGGGCGTTTTGAACGGGCCAACGGCGGTACCATTTTTCTCGACGAAATTGGAGAATTACCCCCACAAGCTCAGGTAAGGTTGCTGCGGGTACTGCAAAACCGTGAAATCGAACGGGTCGGCGGTGTCAAGCCCATCCCTGTGGACATCCGGGTGATTGCCGCAACCCACCGCGACCTGGTCGAGATGGTCTCGAATAATGACTTTCGTGAGGATTTGTGGTTCAGGTTAAACGTGTTTCCGATCATGGTGCCCCCTTTAAGGTTGAGAAAAGAGGACATCCCAGCTCTTACAAGGCACTTTGTTGCCGTTAAAAGCCATGAAGTCGGTCTTGCCATCCCCCCTGAGATCGCTCCTGGGGCGCTTGAGCAATTGATAAACTACCGCTGGCCGGGCAATGTACGAGAACTGGAGAATGTCGTGGAGCGCGAGCTGATTTGCCATCGTAGTGGGCAATTGAGTTTCAACGATCTTGTTCCCGGAGAAAGATCCTCTACGCCGGATGCCGGTGTCGACAGGCAGGCCAACACACCATTAAACCTTGATCAAGCCATGGCGAGGCACATTAGTAGCGTCCTGAATAAAACCGATGGGAAAATCCACGGCCCAGGTGGCGCCGCAGAGCTCCTCGGCATCAACCCAAGCACGCTTCGCGCCAGAATGAATAAACTAGGCGTTAAATACGGGCGCAGAAGCCATCCCGAGCCATAG